In one Molothrus aeneus isolate 106 chromosome 8, BPBGC_Maene_1.0, whole genome shotgun sequence genomic region, the following are encoded:
- the PSTK gene encoding L-seryl-tRNA(Sec) kinase isoform X1, giving the protein MRTAPAEAAGAAALAAEQQQHRGSGGGARVGLCLLCGLPAAGKSTLGRALSRRLPQRPGWACALLAYDELIPPEAFRTSPSPSLPGWKQSRRDLLQCLEGLLRALLTGAPLPGPVQPGWPRFLRCCRREGLLPAPRAASRPLVLLLDDNFYYQSMRYEVYQLARKYSLGFCQLFLECPVECCLQRNRRRSDPVSEQTIQLMARKIEVPDPRKNTWEQHSLILSSSDGISEDDEQIMNLLATALENPERPNEEDTEQKEAARAICAASAVHQADQACRRAISEAMQDAKGKNVLPSEMKKLAEELNKLKAEFLEDLRQGKTLKTQYSDPATSVISSFQQEATKLMKCMGGCTL; this is encoded by the exons ATGCGCACAGCGCCAGCGGAAGCGGCGGGAGCGGCAGCGCTGGCGgcggagcagcagcagcaccgggGAAGCGGTGGCGGCGCCCgggtggggctgtgcctgctgtgcgGGCTGCCCGCGGCCGGCAAGTCCACCCTGGGCCGCGCCCTGAGCCGCCGCCTGCCGCAGCGGCCGGGCTGGGCCTGCGCGCTGCTCGCCTACGACGAGCTCATCCCGCCCGAGGCCTTCCGCACCAGCCCGTCCCCATCG ctgcccGGCTGGAAGCAGAGCCGCCGCGacctgctgcagtgcctggaggggctcctGCGGGCGCTGCTCACCGGGGCGCCGCTGCCCGGCCCTGTGCAGCCGGGCTGGCCGCGCTTCCTGCGCTGCTGCCGCCGGGAGGGGCTGCTGCCCGCCCCCAGAGCCGCCTCCCGGCCGCTCGTCCTCCTGCTGGATGACAACTTCTATTACCAGAGCATGCGTTACGAGGTGTACCAGCTGGCCCGcaaat ATTCCTTGGGCTTCTGCCAGTTGTTTTTGGAGTGCCCAGTTGaatgctgcctgcagaggaaCCGCCGCAGGAGTGATCCTGTGTCTGAGCAGACCATACAATTAATGGCAAGGAAAATAGAGGTGCCAGATCCCAGGAAAAAcacctgggagcagcacagcctcatTCTGAGCAGTTCTGATGGCATCTCAGAGGATGA tgAGCAGATCATGAACTTGCTGGCCACTGCTTTGGAAAATCCAGAGAGGCCAAATGaggaggacacagagcagaAG GAGGCAGCTCGAGCCATCTGTGCAGCCAGTGCTGTCCATCAGGCTGACCAGGCATGCAGGAGAGCCATCTCTGAGGCCATGCAGGATGCCAAAG GTAAAAACGTTCTCCCAAGTGAGATGAAGAAGCTGGCAGAAGAACTCAACaaactgaaagcagaatttttggAAGACTTGAGGCAAGGAAAGACTTTGAAAACCCAATATTCTGACCCTGCTACAAGTGTTATTTCTTCATTCCAACAGGAGGCAACCAAG CTCATGAAGTGCATGGGAGGATGCACCCTCTGA
- the PSTK gene encoding L-seryl-tRNA(Sec) kinase isoform X2, whose translation MRTAPAEAAGAAALAAEQQQHRGSGGGARVGLCLLCGLPAAGKSTLGRALSRRLPQRPGWACALLAYDELIPPEAFRTSPSPSLPGWKQSRRDLLQCLEGLLRALLTGAPLPGPVQPGWPRFLRCCRREGLLPAPRAASRPLVLLLDDNFYYQSMRYEVYQLARKYSLGFCQLFLECPVECCLQRNRRRSDPVSEQTIQLMARKIEVPDPRKNTWEQHSLILSSSDGISEDDEQIMNLLATALENPERPNEEDTEQKEAARAICAASAVHQADQACRRAISEAMQDAKGKNVLPSEMKKLAEELNKLKAEFLEDLRQGKTLKTQYSDPATSVISSFQQEATKVVNKYVLK comes from the exons ATGCGCACAGCGCCAGCGGAAGCGGCGGGAGCGGCAGCGCTGGCGgcggagcagcagcagcaccgggGAAGCGGTGGCGGCGCCCgggtggggctgtgcctgctgtgcgGGCTGCCCGCGGCCGGCAAGTCCACCCTGGGCCGCGCCCTGAGCCGCCGCCTGCCGCAGCGGCCGGGCTGGGCCTGCGCGCTGCTCGCCTACGACGAGCTCATCCCGCCCGAGGCCTTCCGCACCAGCCCGTCCCCATCG ctgcccGGCTGGAAGCAGAGCCGCCGCGacctgctgcagtgcctggaggggctcctGCGGGCGCTGCTCACCGGGGCGCCGCTGCCCGGCCCTGTGCAGCCGGGCTGGCCGCGCTTCCTGCGCTGCTGCCGCCGGGAGGGGCTGCTGCCCGCCCCCAGAGCCGCCTCCCGGCCGCTCGTCCTCCTGCTGGATGACAACTTCTATTACCAGAGCATGCGTTACGAGGTGTACCAGCTGGCCCGcaaat ATTCCTTGGGCTTCTGCCAGTTGTTTTTGGAGTGCCCAGTTGaatgctgcctgcagaggaaCCGCCGCAGGAGTGATCCTGTGTCTGAGCAGACCATACAATTAATGGCAAGGAAAATAGAGGTGCCAGATCCCAGGAAAAAcacctgggagcagcacagcctcatTCTGAGCAGTTCTGATGGCATCTCAGAGGATGA tgAGCAGATCATGAACTTGCTGGCCACTGCTTTGGAAAATCCAGAGAGGCCAAATGaggaggacacagagcagaAG GAGGCAGCTCGAGCCATCTGTGCAGCCAGTGCTGTCCATCAGGCTGACCAGGCATGCAGGAGAGCCATCTCTGAGGCCATGCAGGATGCCAAAG GTAAAAACGTTCTCCCAAGTGAGATGAAGAAGCTGGCAGAAGAACTCAACaaactgaaagcagaatttttggAAGACTTGAGGCAAGGAAAGACTTTGAAAACCCAATATTCTGACCCTGCTACAAGTGTTATTTCTTCATTCCAACAGGAGGCAACCAAGGTagtaaataaatatgttttaaaataa
- the IKZF5 gene encoding zinc finger protein Pegasus yields the protein MGEKKAEPLDFVKDFQEYLTQQTHHVNMISGSVTGDKEVETLQGAGTEGDQNGLDHPSVEVSLDENSGMLVDGFERTFDGKLKCRYCNYASKGTARLIEHIRIHTGEKPHRCHLCPFASAYERHLEAHMRSHTGEKPYKCELCSFRCSDRSNLSHHRRRKHKMVPIKGTRSSLSSKKMWGVLQKKTSNLGYSRRALINLSPPSMVVQKPDYLNDFTHEIPNIQTEAYESMAKTTPSGGLPRDPQDLMVDNPLNQLSTLAGQLSSLPPENQNPASPDVVSCQEEKPFMIQQPAAPAVVSAVSANIPQNSSPTSPDSRPTHNQRNYSPVAGPSSDRSAHTSTPSISNSQPSTPAPTLPVQDPQLLHHCPHCDMYFADNILYTIHMGCHGFENPFQCNICGCKCKNKYDFACHFARGQHNQH from the exons ATGGGGGAAAAGAAGGCAGAACCATTGGATTTTGTGAAAGATTTTCAGGAATATCTGACCCAGCAGACTCATCATGTCAATATGATTTCTGGATCGGTTACTGGTGACAAGGAAGTAGAGACTCTCCAGGGAG ctgggacagaagGTGATCAGAATGGTCTGGATCATCCCTCTGTTGAAGTTTCACTGGATGAAAACTCAGGAATGTTGGTGGATGGCTTTGAAAGGACTTTTGATGGGAAGTTAAAGTGTCGATACTGTAACTATGCCAGCAAAGGAACAGCACGGCTCATCGAGCACATCAGGATTCACACAG GGGAGAAGCCACACAGGTGCCACCTGTGTCCCTTTGCCTCGGCCTATGAGCGTCACCTGGAGGCCCACATGCGGTCCCACACCGGGGAGAAGCCCTACAAGTGCGAGCTGTGCTCCTTCCGCTGCAGCGACCGCAGCAACCTGTCCCACCACCGCCGGCGCAAGCACAAGATGGTGCCCATCAAGGGCACCAGGTCTTCCCTGAGCAGCAAGAAGATGTGGGGGGTTCTGCAGAAGAAGACCAGCAATTTGGGCTACAGCAGAAGAGCGTTAATTAATCTGAGTCCGCCTTCCATGGTGGTGCAGAAACCAGACTACCTTAACGATTTCACCCACGAGATCCCCAATATCCAGACTGAGGCGTACGAGAGCATGGCAAAAACCACGCCGAGTGGTGGCTTGCCCAGAGATCCACAGGACCTCATGGTGGATAATCCTTTAAACCAGCTCTCCACCTTAGCAGGACAGTTGTCCAGTTTGCCACCTGAAAACCAAAATCCAGCCTCTCCTGACGTCGTGTCCTGTCAAGAAGAAAAGCCTTTCATGATACAGCAGCCTGCTGCACCTGCAGTAGTTTCAGCTGTGTCAGCAAATATTCCTCAGAATTCCTCTCCAACCAGCCCAGACTCCCGGCCCACTCACAATCAGAGGAACTATAGTCCCGTGGCAGGGCCCAGCAGCGACCGCAGTGCCCACACCAGTACTCCCAGTATCAGcaacagccagcccagcactccAGCTCCAACCCTGCCAGTGCAGgaccctcagctcctgcaccactgcccacactgtgacaTGTACTTTGCAGACAATATCCTTTACACCATCCACATGGGATGCCATGGATTTGAAAACCCTTTCCAGTGTAACATTTGTGGGTGTAAGTGTAAAAACAAGTATGACTTCGCTTGCCACTTTGCAAGAGGCCAACATAATCAACATTGA